A DNA window from Aspergillus nidulans FGSC A4 chromosome I contains the following coding sequences:
- a CDS encoding putative eukaryotic translation initiation factor subunit eIF-4F (transcript_id=CADANIAT00006957): protein MSSIPQKSGQPQGQSTAAQAASHSSTPSLSGKTSPQAPVPAPTSTSTAVPRSYANATKKSATDSTAAAPVTVGGSSQHGKSTSTSVSGKPMQQPSNPTIVNGAPASGVPQGDHSKKPSVTITADYNPSTRAQTGRPNSLQFGFANTQSSPNMGNPAALANQPQSGLGVTPPMNPRATSPQTSPSPIPQPASSGGRPPPSSYQAQVNFGSFGNAGDNAQAPLAAGPQSTHLRRESSQSTHSDMSNHMGGGPGRGGFYHQGGRGRGHSQSSHQGPVAFSPTPGFRQPSQPRGGHNMGPQFHSNQGRPMPGFPSPQASRSPALANAHPVTPQMSQVPMTHAQMPTQPYGAYPQHMGPQPVRPPHPYSQKPPRRGLYNKRKQGPRGFNSRHSNLPHPQVHHSFPPPTLASPNLAPESGQFEHYLTLMKHNQGYPYADPNYGYYPNYQYMAPPSPQPGPRMPYNQSPYMQNQYPVPQAVPQATGLSRTPSQVSDRPGSSLGQNAPSAVPSTPGHTHTPSRSSNTSAGGKAPAFVIPQPARKAITIRDPDSGNVKTFEKTPASPARATPSPVKAATPTPTPPPRTGSSTDHTRSTSVSAKTAAEKKQELKDAVLQKMAQDQEAEARRKAEEEEAAKRKKEEEEEEAAKKKQDEEEARQKKEEQEKAAKKQAADEEAARKGVEDLSIKEKKDDAPTEETAKPSEPAPAPADDDEIDYDAIEREMAELEAKEAAAEAAYYARKQAEKEEKERKEREEREAYEANMKQAEREAEALEEAKQKKREAGEEASNKDLFASLKKGGFSATEISTPADSGTVTPSSDTSMPPPAKPASAAGKPKPAALKLETNKPVEPAQPTAGMKALNSARFVDDLSKISYPESIASPNPALNANAPADRKFHYNKEFLLQFQSVFKEKPSVDWDVRVRETVGDNDSSRPQSARTPASRNPSRGGPTSDFQMGAFGAPSRLPPGTTSEMRFALSNSRPASIGSAFSFPRMGMGSGVTPLSRSNSSQPMSPRAGSGRSNTRTGSKREKQQAKKEEDMAKSMPLTAGKEVPGLQVSATGWKPRSIGQAAAASGPTPGGHLPPDVVQRKVKAALNKMTPENFPRISSQILEIVSQSKDESDGRTLRQVIQLTFEKATDEAHWASIYAKFCKTMLESMSMDIKDENIKDKNGNVVAGGSLFRKYLLNRCQEEFERGWKVNLPPKPEGVTEEAAMMSDEYYAAAAAKRRGLGLVKFIGELFKLGMLTERIMHMCIKKLVDYEGTPDEAEVESLTSLLRTIGAALDSPDNEQNRKFMDAYFQRINLMVQTPNLPSRLKFMLMDIIDLRNARWVSKDADKGPKTIQQIREEAARAQQEAEMERQRQQASRGGGGRAAMGRGDARSYSSGYGQVPPPDYASSKVGSDDLRRLRTTRNTNQPMSFGPSSMLGSRSNSGRKNLGPGGNLVRGSDDSGASSRTGTPPAGKKEDKEAASSINAFSALAQLQDQDNMATSPPSNPTSPMLTKSQPAVERRPSATPSKDGEEAS, encoded by the exons ATGAGCTCGATCCCTCAGAAGTCCGGCCAACCTCAAGGACAGAGTACCGCAGCTCAGGCCGCCTCGCACTCTTCCACCCCTTCGCTCAGTGGGAAAACCTCGCCTCAGGCGCCGGTTCCCGCTccgacctcgacctcgaccgCGGTGCCTCGTTCCTACGCAAACGCGACTAAGAAGTCCGCGACGGACTCTACCGCCGCCGCTCCCGTCACCGTGGGTGGCTCATCGCAACATGGGAAGTCGACCTCAACTTCTGTGAGCGGCAAACCCATGCAGCAACCTTCAAACCCGACCATTGTGAATGGCGCCCCGGCCTCTGGTGTGCCTCAAGGCGACCACTCAAAGAAGCCCTCGGTTACCATCACCGCAGACTACAACCCTAGCACTAGGGCGCAGACAGGTCGCCCCAACAGCCTCCAGTTTGGCTTCGCCAACACCCAGTCCTCGCCGAACATGGGCAATCCTGCCGCTTTGGCCAACCAGCCCCAGTCGGGCCTGGGTGTCACGCCTCCGATGAACCCTCGTGCGACCTCACCGCAaacttcgccttctcctATTCCTCAGCCTGCTTCGAGTGGTGGCCGCCCACCGCCATCTTCATATCAGGCTCAGGTTAactttggcagcttcggAAATGCAGGTGACAAT GCCCAGGCTCCCCTTGCCGCCGGCCCTCAGTCGACGCATCTGCGCCGCGAGTCTTCTCAGTCAACGCACAGTGACATGAGCAACCATATGGGAGGTGGTCCTGGCCGTGGTGGTTTCTACCATCAGGgtggccgtggccgtggtCATTCGCAGTCCAGCCATCAAGGCCCGGTAGCGTTCTCGCCTACTCCCGGTTTCCGTCAACCCAGTCAGCCCCGAGGCGGCCATAACATGGGGCCTCAGTTCCACTCAAACCAAGGACGACCCATGCCTGGATTCCCTTCTCCGCAAGCCAGCCGCAGCCCGGCCTTGGCCAACGCGCACCCAGTGACACCCCAAATGAGCCAGGTCCCAATGACTCATGCACAGATGCCTACTCAGCCCTACGGTGCTTATCCTCAACATATGGGACCCCAACCAGTGAGACCACCCCACCCTTATTCCCAGAAGCCCCCGCGCCGTGGTCTATATAACAAAAGGAAACAAGGGCCCCGCGGGTTTAACTCCCGGCACTCAAACCTTCCTCACCCCCAAGTTCaccattcttttcctccccCAACTCTGGCCTCCCCAAATCTAGCTCCAGAGAGTGGTCAATTTGAGCACTATCTAACGCTGATGAAACATAACCAGGGCTACCCCTACGCCGACCCCAACTACGGATACTACCCGAACTATCAATATATGGCCCCCCCCTCGCCGCAACCCGGCCCTCGCATGCCCTATAACCAGTCGCCGTACATGCAGAACCAATACCCTGTCCCTCAAGCAGTGCCGCAGGCAACCGGTCTGTCGCGAACTCCCTCACAGGTGTCTGACCGCCCTGGCTCTAGCTTAGGACAGAACGCGCCGTCTGCTGTTCCCTCCACGCCTGGCCACACGCACACCCCTAGCCGCTCTTCGAATACTTCTGCCGGGGGCAAGGCCCCTGCGTTTGTCATTCCCCAGCCAGCCAGGAAAGCCATTACTATTCGTGATCCTGATAGCGGCAATGTGAAGACATTTGAAAAGacgccagcttccccggcGCGCGCCACGCCTTCTCCCGTCAAAGCTGCGACACCGACTCCCACTCCCCCGCCGCGAACTGGTAGCAGCACAGATCACACTCGTTCTACGTCCGTCTCAGCTAAGACTGCCGCTGAAAAGAAACAGGAACTGAAGGACGCTGTTCTCCAGAAGATGGCGCAAGATCAAGAGGCTGAGGCACGCCGTaaagcggaagaggaagaggcagcTAAGCGtaagaaggaggaagaagaagaagaggctgccaagaagaagcaagatgaagaggaagcgcgccagaagaaggaggagcaggaaaaggCTGCTAagaagcaggctgctgatgaagaggctgctcGCAAGGGTGTCGAGGACCTGAGcatcaaagagaagaaagatgacGCTCCTACTGAGGAAACAGCGAAGCCTTCCGAACCCGCTCCCGCGCCtgctgatgacgatgagattgACTATGATGCTATCGAACGCGAGATGGCTGAGCTTGAGGCCAAGgaagccgctgccgaagCCGCTTATTACGCGAGGAAgcaggctgagaaggaagagaaggagcgcaAAGAGAGGGAGGAGCGGGAAGCCTACGAGGCTAACATGAAGCAGGCCGAGCGTGAGGCCGAGGCTCTCGAGGAGGCCAAACAGAAGAAGCGTGAGGCTGGCGAAGAGGCGAGCAACAAGGACTTGTTTGCCTCATTAAAGAAGGGGGGATTCTCTGCGACAGAAATTAGCACTCCGGCTGACAGCGGTACTGTTACTCCTTCCTCCGACACCTCCATGCCACCCCCCGCCAAACCTGCCAGCGCAGCCGGCAAACCTAAGCCTGCTGCACTCAAGTTGGAAACCAACAAGCCTGTTGAGCCTGCCCAGCCCACGGCTGGTATGAAAGCTCTCAATTCCGCTCGGTTTGTTGACGACCTCAGCAAGATTTCCTACCCTGAGTCAATTGCTTCTCCAAACCCTGCCCTCAATGCAAACGCCCCTGCGGACCGCAAGTTTCATTACAACAAGGAGTTCTTGCTGCAATTCCAGTCCGTGTTCAAGGAGAAACCCTCCGTCGACTGGGACGTGCGAGTACGTGAGACTGTCGGCGATAATGACTCATCCCGTCCTCAATCTGCCCGCACTCCGGCGTCGCGTAACCCGTCTCGTGGGGGGCCTACTTCAGATTTCCAGATGGGCGCCTTTGGTGCACCATCCCGTTTGCCTCCAGGCACCACGTCTGAAATGCGGTTTGCGTTATCCAACTCACGCCCTGCATCCATAGGCAGCGCATTCTCATTCCCACGAATGGGCATGGGCAGTGGTGTTACTCCGCTCAGTCGCAGCAACTCTTCTCAACCCATGTCGCCTCGTGCAGGTTCGGGCAGGTCTAACACCCGCACAGGCAGCAAGcgcgagaagcagcaggcaaagaaagaggaggatatggccAAGTCCATGCCCCTCACAGCCGGAAAGGAGGTCCCGGGTCTGCAAGTTTCTGCCACTGGATGGAAACCTCGCAGTATTGGCcaggctgccgctgcttctGGTCCTACACCTGGTGGCCACCTTCCCCCGGATGTTGTTCAGCGTAAGGTCAAGGCCGCTCTAAATAAGATGACGCCGGAAAACTTCCCGCGTATATCCAGTCAGATTCTGGAGATTGTCTCCCAATCCAAGGATGAGTCTGACGGACGTACGCTCCGACAAGTCATTCAACTTACATTCGAGAAGGCCACCGATGAGGCACACTGGGCTTCCATCTACGCCAAGTTCTGCAAGACTATGTTGGAGAGCATGAGCATGGATATTAAGGATGAGAACATCAAGGACAAGAACGGCAATGTTGTGGCCGGTGGTAGTCTGTTCCGGAAGTACCTTCTCAACCGTTGTCAAGAAGAATTCGAGCGCGGTTGGAAGGTCAACCTCCCTCCTAAGCCTGAGGGTGTCACGGAGGAAGCGGCTATGATGTCCGACGAATACtacgctgctgctgctgccaaaCGTCGTGGTCTGGGTCTCGTCAAGTTCATTGGTGAATTGTTCAAGCTGGGCATGTTGACGGAGCGTATCATGCATATGTGTATCAAGAAGCTTGTTGATTATGAGGGCACTCCAGACGAAGCTGAGGTCGAGAGTTTGACAAGTCTTCTGCGCACCATTGGTGCTGCCTTGGATTCTCCCGACAATGAGCAGAACCGTAAATTTATGGACGCCTACTTCCAACGCATCAACCTCATGGTTCAGACTCCGAACTTGCCTAGTCGTCTGAAGTTTATGCTAATG gATATTATCGATCTGCGTAATGCTCGCTGGGTCTCGAAGGATGCTGACAAAGGTCCTAAGACCATCCAGCAAATTCGTGAGGAG GCTGCTCGTGCGCAACAGGAGGCCGAGATGGAACGTCAGCGCCAGCAAGCCAGCCgcggaggaggtggacgCGCCGCCATGGGACGTGGTGATGCCCGTAGCTACTCGTCTGGATACGGACAGGTACCCCCGCCGGATTACGCGTCTAGCAAAGTTGGCAGTGATGACCTCCGCCGACTTCGCACCACCCGCAACACCAACCAGCCTATGTCTTTTGGGCCTTCTAGTATGCTCGGCTCCCGCAGCAACAGTGGACGTAAGAACCTCGGCCCTGGTGGCAATTTGGTTCGTGGCAGCGACGACAGTGGTGCCAGCAGCCGGACTGGGACACCCCCTGCCGGTAAGAAGGAAGACAAGGAGGCTGCATCCTCCATCAACGCTTTCAG TGCTCTGGCCCAATTGCAAGATCAGGACAACATGGCCACCTCTCCCCCTTCAAACCCTACCTCGCCCATGCTGACAAAATCACAACCCGCTGTTGAGCGCCGACCTTCGGCAACACCCTCcaaggatggcgaagaagcaTCATAG
- a CDS encoding HVA22/TB2/DP1 family protein (transcript_id=CADANIAT00006958), with product MFFGIFADLLSSILTILFPIFASYKALRSSDPYQLAPWLMYWVVLSAILMAESWTYFIIGWIPFYSWIRLGFFAYLVLPQTQGARILYQDYVEPFLAHHEREIEEFIGRAHERAKALGLQYLYQAIDFVRERVLGLPPQRPPTPPPASAASYAQSLLSRFNLPSAVGGTNPAPANDWYSAISSAVAAVTSPGKSHESRADELSASGSLLPREFESKTRAEKASFYSKQRDMLDVLRNALINEERNLEHAEEDPLAYGGGAPLRKNRSDNSFDHIEHEDTRDRSPRRSGNWFGDGEQTGAASGVEFAMRTVDAIARAREAR from the exons atgttctTTGGGATTTTCGCAGATCTGCTATC ctccatccTCACCATTCTTTTCCCGATCTTTGCTTCCTACAAGGCCCTTCGCTCGTCGGATCCATATCAGTTGGCACCATGGTTGATGTATTGGGTGGTGCTTTCTGCCATCCTCATGGCTGAATCCTGGACATACTTCATTATAGGATGGATCCCCTTCTATAGCTGGATCCGGCTCGGCTTCTTCGCATACCTCGTTCTTCCGCAGACCCAGGGTGCCCGCATCCTATACCAAGACTATGTCGAGCCGTTCCTTGCACACCATGAACGAGAGATTGAGGAATTCATCGGCCGTGCCCACGAACGTGCGAAGGCACTGGGTCTCCAGTATCTTTACCAGGCCATCGACTTCGTAAGGGAGCGCGTTCTAGGCCTTCCCCCGCAGCGACCCCCGACTCCTCCACCCGCCAGCGCAGCGTCTTATGCACAGTCCCTCCTGTCCCGCTTCAACCTCCCTTCTGCTGTCGGTGGTACCAATCCGGCACCTGCCAACGATTGGTATTCCGCAATCAGCTCCGCGGTGGCAGCGGTGACATCTCCAGGGAAGAGCCACGAAAGCCGTGCAGACGAACTTTCTGCCAGCGggtctcttctccccagaGAGTTTGAGTCCAAAACCCGCGCAGAGAAGGCGAGCTTCTACTCCAAACAGCGCGATATGCTTGATGTACTCCGTAATGCCCTGATAAACGAGGAACGCAACCTTGAGCACGCCGAGGAGGACCCTCTTGCCTATGGCGGTGGTGCGCCCCTGAGAAAGAACCGCAGCGACAACTCGTTCGACCATATTGAGCACGAGGATACACGGGACCGATCACCCCGCCGTAGCGGGAACTGGTTTGGAGACGGGGAGCAGACCGGGGCAGCTTCTGGGGTGGAGTTCGCGATGCGAACCGTGGATGCGATCGCTCGTGCAAGGGAAGCTCGTTAG